One Mycolicibacterium crocinum DNA window includes the following coding sequences:
- a CDS encoding RND family transporter, which yields MTHRIPDFIRRYSVLIAVFWLGLAVVTNVFVPQLETVAESHNVSLSPQDSPSLLAAKRIGKVFGEFDSDSSAMIVLEGDQPLGAEAHHYYDGLIKKLQADTKHVQHIQDFWGDPLTAAGSQSADGKAALVQLYLAGNQGESLANESVDSVRNIVNNTPPPPGLKVYVTGAAPLVTDQFEVGRHGTLKTTLITIGVIAVMLFFLYRRLTTVFFVIFTVMIELTASRGSVAVLANAGIIELSTYSTNLLTLLVIAAGTDYAIFLLGRFHEARYAGEDRVSAYNSMYHGTAHIILGSGLTIAGAVLCLTFTRLPYFNSLGVPAGIGVLVAVVAALTLAPALLIIGRHFGLFEPARPMRTQGWRRIGTAIVRWPGPVLVVTVAIALIGLIALPAYKTSYDARGYMPASAPANVGYTAAERHFTQARLNPELLMIETDHDLRNSTDMILLERVAKAVFHSDGIAQVQSITRPLGTPLDHTSIPFQISAGSASQINNLPFQQARGEDLLKQVDVINNSIDILRQQYALQQQSSAVTDEQTKAFADTVATAQDLRNKIANFDDFFRPLRNYFYWEPHCYDIPVCAALRSLFDALDGIDALTDQLGNVAGSIAKLDALQPKLLALIPPQIESQQTNRDLTLTNYATTSGINDQAQAALQNSTALGQAYDASKTDDSFYLPPEAFTNPEFERGMKLFLSPDGKAARMIITHDGDPATPEGISHIDSIRHAAQEAVKGTPLAGSKIYLAGTAATYKDIQDGATYDLMIAGIAALSLILLVMMFITRSIVAAFVIVGTVALSLGASFGLSVLIWQDIFGIHLFWIVLALAIILLLAVGSDYNLLLISRFKEEIHAGLNTGIIRAMAGSGAVVTAAGLVFAATMASFIFADLRILGQIGTTIALGLLFDTLIVRSFMTPAVAALLGRWFWWPLKVRPRPASRMLQPYGTRQSVRQLLLWEDGDGIAKAPK from the coding sequence ATGACCCACCGGATTCCCGATTTCATCCGGCGGTACTCGGTTCTCATTGCAGTCTTCTGGCTCGGCCTCGCGGTGGTCACCAACGTCTTCGTCCCGCAGCTGGAGACCGTCGCCGAATCGCACAACGTCTCGCTGAGCCCGCAGGATTCGCCGTCGCTGCTGGCCGCCAAACGCATCGGCAAGGTGTTCGGCGAATTCGACTCCGACAGTTCGGCGATGATCGTCCTGGAAGGTGACCAGCCCCTCGGCGCCGAGGCGCACCACTACTACGACGGCTTGATCAAAAAGCTCCAGGCCGACACCAAACACGTCCAGCACATCCAGGACTTCTGGGGTGATCCACTGACGGCGGCCGGCTCGCAGAGCGCCGACGGCAAGGCTGCCCTGGTCCAGCTCTATTTGGCCGGCAACCAGGGTGAGTCGCTGGCCAACGAATCAGTCGACTCGGTGCGCAACATCGTCAACAACACCCCGCCGCCACCGGGCCTGAAGGTCTACGTGACCGGCGCGGCGCCACTGGTCACCGATCAGTTCGAAGTGGGCCGCCACGGCACGCTGAAGACCACCCTGATCACCATCGGGGTGATCGCGGTGATGCTGTTCTTCCTCTACCGCCGGCTCACCACCGTGTTCTTCGTGATCTTCACGGTGATGATCGAGCTGACCGCGTCCCGTGGCTCGGTGGCCGTGCTCGCCAACGCCGGCATCATCGAACTCTCGACGTACTCGACAAACCTGTTGACGCTGTTGGTGATTGCCGCCGGCACGGACTATGCGATCTTCCTCCTCGGCCGCTTCCACGAAGCGCGTTACGCCGGCGAGGACCGGGTCTCGGCGTACAACTCGATGTACCACGGCACCGCGCACATCATCCTGGGATCGGGTCTGACCATCGCGGGCGCGGTGCTGTGCCTGACGTTCACCCGACTGCCGTACTTCAACAGCTTGGGGGTGCCCGCCGGCATCGGCGTGCTCGTCGCTGTCGTCGCGGCGCTCACGCTGGCGCCGGCCCTGTTGATCATCGGCCGCCACTTCGGTCTGTTCGAGCCTGCTCGCCCGATGCGCACCCAGGGGTGGCGCCGCATCGGCACCGCGATCGTGCGCTGGCCCGGTCCGGTCCTAGTGGTGACGGTCGCGATCGCGCTGATCGGTCTGATCGCGTTGCCCGCGTACAAGACCAGCTACGACGCCCGCGGCTACATGCCGGCCAGCGCGCCGGCCAACGTTGGATACACCGCGGCCGAACGGCACTTCACCCAGGCCCGGCTCAATCCCGAGCTGCTGATGATCGAAACCGACCACGATCTGCGCAACTCCACCGACATGATTTTGTTGGAACGGGTCGCCAAGGCGGTGTTCCACAGCGACGGCATCGCCCAGGTGCAGTCGATCACCCGACCGCTGGGAACGCCCCTGGACCACACGTCGATCCCGTTCCAGATCAGCGCCGGAAGTGCCTCGCAGATCAACAATCTGCCGTTCCAGCAGGCTCGCGGTGAGGATCTGCTCAAGCAGGTCGACGTGATCAACAACTCGATCGACATCCTGCGCCAGCAGTATGCGCTGCAGCAGCAGTCGAGTGCGGTCACCGATGAGCAGACCAAGGCCTTCGCCGACACCGTCGCCACCGCGCAGGACCTGCGCAACAAGATCGCCAACTTCGACGACTTCTTCCGGCCGCTGCGCAACTACTTCTATTGGGAGCCGCACTGTTACGACATCCCGGTCTGTGCCGCGCTGCGATCGCTGTTCGACGCGCTCGACGGCATCGACGCGCTGACCGACCAGCTGGGTAATGTCGCCGGCAGTATCGCCAAACTCGATGCGCTGCAACCGAAGCTGCTTGCGCTGATCCCCCCGCAGATCGAGAGTCAGCAGACCAACCGCGATCTGACGCTGACCAATTACGCCACCACGTCGGGAATCAACGACCAAGCTCAAGCGGCGCTGCAGAATTCGACCGCGCTGGGGCAGGCCTACGACGCCTCCAAGACCGACGATTCGTTCTATCTGCCGCCGGAGGCATTCACGAACCCCGAATTCGAGCGCGGGATGAAGCTGTTCCTGTCGCCCGACGGCAAGGCCGCCCGGATGATCATCACCCATGACGGGGATCCCGCCACGCCAGAGGGTATTTCGCACATCGACTCGATCCGGCACGCCGCGCAGGAAGCCGTCAAAGGGACGCCGCTGGCGGGTTCGAAAATCTACCTCGCCGGTACTGCGGCCACCTACAAGGACATTCAGGACGGGGCCACCTACGACCTCATGATCGCCGGGATCGCTGCGCTCAGCCTCATCCTGCTCGTGATGATGTTCATCACCCGCAGCATCGTCGCCGCGTTCGTGATCGTGGGCACCGTGGCGTTGTCGCTGGGCGCCTCCTTCGGGCTGTCCGTGTTGATCTGGCAGGACATCTTCGGGATCCATCTGTTCTGGATCGTGCTGGCGCTGGCCATCATTCTTCTTCTGGCGGTGGGATCTGACTACAACCTGCTGTTGATATCCCGGTTCAAGGAGGAGATCCACGCCGGCCTCAACACGGGCATCATCCGGGCGATGGCCGGGTCCGGTGCGGTGGTGACGGCAGCCGGTCTGGTGTTCGCCGCCACGATGGCGTCGTTCATCTTCGCCGACTTGCGGATCCTCGGACAGATCGGCACGACGATCGCCCTTGGCCTGCTGTTCGACACGCTGATCGTCCGGTCGTTCATGACGCCGGCGGTCGCAGCACTACTCGGCCGATGGTTCTGGTGGCCACTGAAGGTGCGTCCCCGCCCAGCCAGCCGGATGTTGCAGCCGTACGGAACCCGGCAGTCGGTGCGTCAGCTGCTGCTGTGGGAGGACGGCGACGGGATAGCAAAAGCGCCGAAGTGA
- a CDS encoding MmpS family transport accessory protein has protein sequence MQRVSIGRRLSQRWMLLVAVVVVVVAGFAVYRLHGIFASHDVTSTPSGAGNDIVPFNPKHVVLEVFGPPGTVATITYLDVNAQPQRADAVTLPWAYDTTTTQPAVFVNVSAQGDSDSIGCRIKIDDVVKDERTVNTLNAFTYCLDKSG, from the coding sequence ATGCAGCGGGTTTCGATCGGCCGGCGGCTCAGCCAACGCTGGATGCTGCTGGTGGCGGTTGTGGTCGTCGTCGTGGCCGGGTTTGCTGTGTACCGGCTGCACGGCATCTTCGCGTCCCATGACGTCACCTCCACACCCAGCGGAGCGGGCAACGACATCGTCCCGTTCAATCCCAAGCACGTCGTCCTGGAGGTTTTCGGGCCGCCGGGCACCGTCGCGACCATCACCTACCTGGACGTGAACGCGCAGCCGCAGCGCGCCGACGCCGTCACGCTGCCGTGGGCCTACGACACCACCACCACTCAGCCGGCGGTCTTCGTCAACGTCTCCGCCCAGGGGGACAGTGACTCGATCGGCTGCCGCATCAAGATCGACGACGTCGTCAAAGACGAGCGAACTGTGAACACCCTGAACGCCTTCACCTACTGCCTGGACAAGTCGGGATGA
- a CDS encoding LLM class F420-dependent oxidoreductase, translating to MEFGISTFVNDDTIDTISLARAIEERGFHALAVAEHTHIPAGRESPYPQGGDLPSVYYRTLDPFVTLAAAAAVTSSIELITGIALLIQRDPITTAKEAASIDLISDGRFVFGVGAGWNLEEMRDHGTDPKTRGTLLDERIDAIKALWTDEPAEYHGKFVDFEPSYSRPKPVQKPHPPIVIGGDSDATVKRIIRHRAGWISNPLPVERLGKRIEQIRSGADHDVLLTTFGTPINLDYWQALDGLGYRQVNLLLPTKSRDDSLRLLDDFAQKVAQYRG from the coding sequence ATGGAATTCGGCATCTCGACCTTCGTCAATGACGACACCATCGACACGATCTCCCTCGCCCGCGCGATCGAGGAGCGGGGCTTTCACGCGCTGGCCGTCGCCGAGCACACCCACATCCCGGCCGGCCGGGAATCCCCGTACCCGCAGGGCGGCGACCTGCCGTCGGTCTACTACCGCACCCTCGACCCGTTCGTCACGCTCGCTGCGGCCGCGGCGGTCACCTCCAGCATCGAGCTGATCACCGGGATCGCCCTGCTCATCCAGCGCGACCCGATCACCACCGCCAAGGAGGCGGCCAGCATCGACCTGATCTCCGACGGCCGGTTCGTGTTCGGAGTCGGCGCGGGCTGGAACCTCGAGGAGATGCGGGATCACGGCACCGACCCGAAGACCCGCGGCACCCTGTTGGACGAACGCATCGACGCGATCAAGGCGCTGTGGACCGATGAGCCCGCGGAGTATCACGGGAAGTTCGTCGACTTCGAGCCCTCGTACTCCCGCCCCAAGCCGGTGCAGAAACCGCACCCGCCGATCGTGATCGGCGGCGACTCGGATGCGACCGTCAAGCGGATCATCCGCCACCGGGCCGGCTGGATCTCCAACCCGCTGCCGGTCGAGAGGCTCGGCAAGCGAATCGAACAGATTCGCTCGGGTGCCGACCACGACGTACTGCTGACGACGTTCGGGACGCCGATCAACCTCGACTACTGGCAGGCGCTCGACGGGCTCGGATACCGCCAGGTGAATCTGCTGCTGCCGACGAAATCCCGAGACGACTCGCTTCGGTTGCTTGACGACTTCGCACAGAAAGTTGCCCAGTACCGCGGCTAG
- a CDS encoding TIGR03564 family F420-dependent LLM class oxidoreductase, whose protein sequence is MRIGLMVGSDKERPRGDRLTGLLDDGKAAETQGFASFWIPQVPGYLDALTAAALLGQVTERIEIGTAVVPIQTRHPLIMAQQALTTQVACGGRLALGLGPSHHWIITDQLGLAYERPAKLVRDYLDVLRAAFHGPGTVDVDNGTFTVHSPIDVADEQVPVLLAALGPTMLKIAGERASGTILWMADERAIGDYVVPTLTGAAGNSASRVVAGVPVALCTDAEIDNARAYASDVLGHADFSPNYVRLLEHGDAEDVGDTMAAGDETTVVSRLRRYRDAGVTDLAARVVPLGRDAEERRASRERTQAFVASLVDEFA, encoded by the coding sequence ATGCGCATCGGGTTGATGGTGGGCTCCGACAAAGAACGCCCCCGCGGCGACCGGCTCACCGGTCTTCTCGACGACGGGAAAGCCGCTGAGACACAGGGATTCGCGTCGTTCTGGATTCCGCAGGTGCCCGGATACCTCGACGCGCTGACCGCGGCTGCGCTACTGGGGCAGGTAACGGAGCGGATCGAGATCGGCACCGCTGTGGTGCCGATCCAGACCCGCCATCCGCTGATCATGGCGCAGCAGGCGCTCACGACCCAGGTCGCCTGCGGCGGTCGATTGGCGCTCGGTCTAGGCCCGTCCCATCACTGGATCATCACCGACCAACTCGGGCTGGCGTACGAGCGCCCCGCAAAGCTGGTGCGCGACTACCTCGACGTCCTGCGCGCGGCATTCCACGGTCCGGGCACCGTCGACGTCGACAACGGCACCTTCACCGTGCACAGCCCCATCGACGTCGCCGATGAACAGGTGCCGGTCCTGCTCGCCGCGCTGGGCCCGACGATGCTCAAGATCGCCGGTGAGCGCGCCAGCGGCACGATCCTGTGGATGGCCGACGAACGCGCGATCGGCGACTATGTGGTGCCCACCCTCACCGGGGCCGCCGGGAACTCCGCGAGCCGAGTCGTCGCCGGTGTTCCGGTCGCGCTCTGCACCGACGCCGAAATCGACAACGCGCGGGCGTATGCCAGCGACGTGCTCGGGCACGCCGACTTCTCACCCAATTACGTACGGCTGCTCGAACACGGCGATGCCGAGGACGTCGGCGACACGATGGCGGCCGGCGACGAAACGACCGTGGTGTCCCGGCTGCGGCGCTACCGCGACGCCGGGGTCACCGACCTCGCCGCGCGCGTCGTGCCGCTGGGCCGCGACGCCGAGGAACGCCGAGCCTCGCGAGAACGCACACAAGCATTCGTCGCCTCCCTGGTCGACGAGTTCGCCTAG
- a CDS encoding NAD-dependent epimerase/dehydratase family protein, translated as MLDAEKILITGATGKIAFPIARALAQRNEVWGAARLRNAEDRDRLAAAGITPVALDISSGDFSSLPDDFTYVFHAAVDPGADDWIRCVDTNAQKSGDLLYHCRAAKGFVFCSTGSIYAYQGRRPLREDDPPGVPLRANYSFSKIAAEQTCTWIATQFGIPLTIIRICSTYGPEGGAPADRLQMMLAGRPIRLHPDAPNNYNPIYEDDYVDLGIRAMEVADTPPVVVNWAGSETVSVEDYCAYMGELVGVDPVFDYTADAHTPLWPDVTYMHEVLGRTKVPWREGFRRMIEARNPDLLTAPKP; from the coding sequence ATGCTCGACGCAGAGAAAATCCTCATCACCGGCGCGACCGGCAAGATCGCGTTCCCGATCGCCCGTGCGCTGGCCCAGCGCAACGAGGTGTGGGGTGCAGCCCGCCTGCGCAACGCGGAGGACCGGGATCGGCTGGCCGCTGCCGGCATCACGCCGGTCGCACTGGATATCAGCAGCGGCGACTTCTCCTCCCTGCCCGACGATTTCACCTACGTCTTCCACGCGGCCGTCGACCCCGGCGCCGACGACTGGATCCGGTGCGTCGACACCAACGCCCAGAAATCAGGCGACCTGCTCTACCACTGTCGCGCCGCGAAAGGGTTCGTGTTCTGCTCGACCGGCTCCATCTACGCCTACCAAGGCCGACGTCCACTGCGTGAAGATGACCCGCCCGGCGTACCGCTACGGGCGAACTACAGCTTCTCGAAGATCGCCGCCGAGCAGACGTGCACCTGGATCGCCACACAGTTCGGTATCCCGCTGACGATCATCCGGATCTGCTCCACCTATGGCCCCGAAGGCGGGGCGCCCGCCGACCGGCTGCAGATGATGCTGGCGGGCAGGCCGATTCGGCTGCACCCCGACGCACCCAACAACTACAACCCCATCTACGAGGACGACTATGTCGACCTCGGCATTCGTGCGATGGAAGTCGCCGACACCCCGCCGGTCGTCGTCAACTGGGCCGGCAGCGAGACCGTCAGCGTCGAGGACTACTGCGCCTACATGGGTGAGCTGGTCGGCGTCGACCCCGTCTTCGACTACACCGCCGACGCGCACACCCCGCTATGGCCGGACGTCACCTACATGCACGAAGTCCTCGGTAGGACGAAAGTGCCGTGGCGCGAAGGGTTCCGGCGCATGATCGAAGCCCGAAATCCCGACCTGCTGACCGCACCGAAGCCCTGA
- a CDS encoding acyl-CoA dehydrogenase family protein, translating into MQLTFDADVEAFRAEFIAFLDRHLPSEAEAAERSRSTSHVPEWARRWQQLQFDHGWLLPGNPPEFGGRNATVLQQFVHREELARRRIYHVFNPQGVGIIAASLLSFGTDEQKQRWAVPILRAEMTASLGMSEPGAGSDLAGLKTRAVLDGDHFTVNGQKVWTSGAHDADVILTFVRTDADAPRHKGISALVIPTDTPGVVCRPFPSVHDRTVLDFNEVFFTDVKVPAENLLGPLHGGWKVANGSLGHERTMMWMAFANRLEQLLEDFDPVGDLNRDRYAGIVMDYYALRLLGSVAVSQAARGERDVPAVSVLKVLGSEAEQNAARYALEAAGAAGLVDPAMTAPYNAYAPELFGASWFARYITTYAGTIAGGTSEIQRNIIAQRVLGLPAR; encoded by the coding sequence GTGCAGCTGACCTTCGACGCCGATGTCGAGGCGTTCCGCGCGGAATTCATCGCGTTCCTCGACCGGCATCTGCCGTCGGAAGCCGAGGCCGCCGAGCGATCCCGCTCGACATCACACGTGCCGGAATGGGCGCGGCGCTGGCAGCAACTGCAGTTCGACCACGGCTGGCTGCTGCCCGGCAATCCTCCAGAATTCGGCGGGCGCAATGCCACCGTGCTGCAGCAGTTCGTGCACCGCGAGGAGTTGGCGCGGCGGCGGATCTATCACGTGTTCAACCCGCAGGGCGTCGGCATCATCGCCGCGTCGCTGCTGTCGTTCGGCACCGATGAGCAGAAGCAGCGCTGGGCGGTGCCGATCCTGCGGGCGGAGATGACGGCCTCGCTGGGGATGAGTGAGCCCGGCGCCGGGTCGGATCTGGCGGGGCTGAAAACCCGCGCGGTGTTGGACGGAGACCACTTCACGGTCAACGGCCAGAAGGTGTGGACCTCCGGCGCCCACGACGCCGACGTGATCCTGACGTTCGTGCGCACAGACGCGGATGCACCGCGGCACAAGGGAATCAGTGCGCTGGTGATCCCCACCGACACCCCGGGCGTCGTATGCCGGCCGTTCCCGTCGGTGCACGACCGCACCGTGCTGGATTTCAACGAGGTGTTCTTCACCGATGTGAAGGTGCCTGCGGAGAATCTGCTCGGACCGCTGCATGGCGGCTGGAAGGTCGCGAACGGCTCGCTAGGTCACGAGCGCACCATGATGTGGATGGCGTTCGCCAATCGGTTGGAGCAGCTGCTCGAGGACTTCGATCCGGTGGGTGATCTGAACCGTGATCGGTATGCAGGGATCGTGATGGACTACTACGCGCTGCGACTGCTCGGGTCGGTGGCGGTCAGTCAGGCCGCCCGCGGCGAGCGCGATGTTCCTGCCGTGTCGGTGCTCAAGGTGTTGGGGTCGGAGGCCGAACAGAACGCGGCCCGATACGCGTTGGAGGCGGCGGGTGCGGCCGGGCTGGTCGATCCGGCGATGACGGCGCCCTACAACGCCTACGCTCCAGAGCTTTTCGGCGCGAGTTGGTTCGCCCGCTACATCACCACGTACGCGGGGACGATTGCCGGTGGAACGTCGGAGATTCAGCGCAACATCATCGCGCAACGGGTATTGGGATTACCTGCGCGCTGA
- a CDS encoding emopamil-binding protein, translating into MTNVVAREPNLVNPWAPHRVRMYLGAALFTGLVFVGMTIGVGVGLIEPTFTSDVIANLLFGIPAILIPLVLLWDVPGEHRMREEKAAELTLFYLPYTAFSQICCELVFLIGHPLGWWTPTTDPGVKWLWWQYGLADTRYASGNPWTFALEVVGVSTGIVVIIMWTRLVRQSLPIEKRIRSLWVAFAGIAILMSSTAVYFISEVGAGFNDIGQGAFGLWFKFIGENIPFIVMPAMVLYAIHIQIDYLTRKVAVSGSGR; encoded by the coding sequence ATGACCAATGTTGTTGCCCGCGAACCGAACCTCGTGAACCCGTGGGCACCCCACCGGGTGCGGATGTACCTGGGCGCGGCGTTGTTCACCGGGCTGGTGTTCGTCGGGATGACGATCGGGGTCGGCGTCGGTCTGATCGAGCCGACATTCACCTCGGATGTGATCGCCAACCTGCTGTTCGGCATTCCGGCGATCCTGATCCCGCTGGTGCTGCTGTGGGACGTGCCCGGCGAGCACCGGATGCGGGAGGAGAAGGCGGCCGAACTCACGCTGTTCTACCTGCCGTACACCGCATTCAGCCAGATCTGCTGTGAACTGGTCTTCCTCATCGGACATCCGCTGGGGTGGTGGACCCCCACCACCGACCCGGGCGTGAAGTGGCTGTGGTGGCAGTACGGGCTCGCCGACACCCGCTACGCCAGCGGCAACCCGTGGACCTTCGCGCTCGAGGTGGTGGGGGTGAGCACCGGTATCGTCGTGATCATCATGTGGACTCGGCTTGTCCGGCAATCACTTCCGATCGAGAAGCGGATCCGCTCGCTGTGGGTGGCCTTCGCCGGTATCGCGATATTGATGAGCAGCACCGCGGTCTACTTCATCTCGGAGGTGGGCGCAGGGTTCAACGACATCGGGCAGGGCGCGTTCGGTCTGTGGTTCAAGTTCATCGGCGAGAACATCCCCTTCATCGTGATGCCCGCAATGGTGCTGTACGCCATTCACATTCAGATCGATTACCTGACCCGTAAGGTGGCCGTTTCGGGTTCCGGTCGCTGA
- a CDS encoding DedA family protein, with protein MAAQLPGVLQSLAPILDHYGYIAVLGLVGVEGFGIPAPGQTILIVAGVYAASGQLSLAAVIACGILAAVVGDNIGYAIGHFGGRPLVLRYGRYVFLTEPRLQHVESFFGRRGGIVVPIARFIDGLRQFNGVVAALAQMRWWRFCGYNVIGAVLWVTLWVLLGDFAGNRISAVYQVVDRYQKYLLIGLAVALAVWLCWWLARQRQRPEPETATLRVR; from the coding sequence ATGGCCGCGCAGTTACCGGGAGTCCTCCAGTCGCTAGCTCCGATCCTCGACCACTACGGCTACATCGCTGTGCTCGGGCTGGTGGGGGTCGAGGGATTCGGTATCCCCGCCCCGGGCCAGACGATCCTGATCGTGGCCGGTGTGTACGCAGCATCGGGACAGTTGAGCCTCGCCGCGGTCATCGCGTGCGGCATCCTGGCGGCCGTCGTCGGTGACAACATCGGCTACGCGATCGGACACTTCGGCGGCCGGCCGCTGGTGCTGCGGTACGGGCGCTATGTGTTCCTCACCGAGCCGAGGCTGCAGCACGTGGAATCCTTCTTCGGCAGGCGCGGCGGCATCGTCGTTCCGATCGCCCGGTTCATCGACGGACTGCGTCAGTTCAACGGTGTGGTGGCCGCCCTTGCGCAGATGCGGTGGTGGCGGTTCTGCGGTTACAACGTCATCGGGGCCGTGCTGTGGGTAACGCTGTGGGTGCTCCTCGGGGACTTCGCGGGCAACCGAATCTCGGCTGTCTACCAGGTCGTCGACCGCTACCAGAAGTACCTACTGATCGGCCTGGCGGTCGCCCTCGCGGTATGGCTGTGCTGGTGGCTGGCGCGCCAACGTCAGCGACCGGAACCCGAAACGGCCACCTTACGGGTCAGGTAA
- a CDS encoding hemerythrin domain-containing protein, which translates to MADIIDLVYADHDWLRRQFFRLDDAKSDDELAAIWKSLSDRLDAHADAEESVFYPALLKHGGDDDPGNPEGDPQDETEDAITDHNAIRDAVRESRKHRPGTKVWFEAVFKARQENGEHLDEEEREAMPDFIKSATLELRHELGMKWLQFYAERESIDGVDARDKDADEYIEKHS; encoded by the coding sequence ATGGCCGACATCATCGATCTCGTCTATGCCGATCACGACTGGCTCAGGCGGCAGTTCTTCCGCCTTGACGACGCCAAATCCGACGACGAGCTGGCGGCGATCTGGAAGTCGCTCAGTGACCGCTTGGACGCCCATGCCGACGCCGAGGAGAGCGTCTTCTATCCCGCGCTGCTCAAGCACGGTGGCGACGACGATCCCGGCAATCCCGAGGGCGACCCGCAGGACGAGACCGAGGACGCCATCACCGACCACAATGCGATCCGCGACGCGGTGCGTGAGTCCCGCAAGCACCGGCCGGGCACCAAGGTGTGGTTCGAAGCCGTGTTCAAGGCGCGTCAGGAAAACGGTGAGCACCTCGACGAGGAAGAGCGCGAGGCCATGCCGGACTTCATCAAGAGCGCGACCTTGGAGCTGCGCCATGAGCTGGGCATGAAGTGGTTGCAGTTCTACGCCGAGCGGGAGTCGATCGACGGCGTCGATGCGCGGGATAAGGACGCCGACGAATACATCGAGAAGCACTCATGA
- a CDS encoding alpha/beta fold hydrolase — translation MGVVAESDTAFAAAVNTVEYAPGRRADVFGEAPASTALLWHGTQTDSRTAVRGLAEAIAGQGICVVAPDWDSHAADRGRADLLRSAEFAYSRGGGGRLVVIGWSLGGVAAAGLTFRAKEFNVRVAHAICLGGAFMVDDPISGGPVLECVTDDAARAPFTLFSGNADDVVPTSVSTGFAASLRGIDWPVEVVELDADHGSIAGARYDPDLDRYDAADDPATQAVVGVIADRIAAITLH, via the coding sequence GTGGGAGTCGTCGCAGAGTCCGACACCGCATTCGCCGCCGCGGTGAACACGGTCGAGTACGCGCCAGGGCGCCGGGCCGATGTGTTCGGTGAGGCGCCGGCTTCGACCGCCCTACTCTGGCATGGCACGCAGACCGATTCCCGGACGGCGGTGCGGGGTTTGGCCGAAGCGATCGCCGGCCAAGGGATCTGCGTGGTCGCGCCGGACTGGGATTCACACGCCGCCGATCGTGGGCGCGCGGATCTGCTGCGGTCTGCGGAGTTTGCGTACTCGCGTGGCGGTGGCGGCCGCCTCGTCGTGATCGGTTGGTCGTTGGGTGGAGTAGCCGCAGCGGGTCTGACCTTTCGGGCGAAAGAGTTCAATGTGCGAGTCGCACACGCCATCTGTCTCGGCGGCGCATTCATGGTGGACGACCCGATCTCCGGCGGTCCCGTCCTGGAATGCGTCACCGACGACGCGGCGCGGGCGCCGTTCACGCTGTTCTCCGGCAACGCCGACGATGTCGTCCCGACCTCGGTGTCCACCGGGTTCGCGGCATCGCTACGCGGGATCGACTGGCCGGTGGAGGTTGTCGAACTCGACGCCGACCACGGCTCGATAGCCGGCGCACGCTACGACCCCGATCTCGATCGCTACGACGCTGCCGACGACCCGGCGACCCAGGCGGTGGTCGGCGTGATCGCCGACCGCATCGCCGCTATCACCCTCCACTAG